Within the Sarcophilus harrisii chromosome 2, mSarHar1.11, whole genome shotgun sequence genome, the region tttttttttttttttttaaagattctgttctactgaggtgattcaagccagttttgatggtcttgtgatggagagagtcatctgtacccagggagaggactatggagattgaatctGGATCACAggataatatttttgctttttgttgtttgcttgcgttttcttctcgttctcattttttttcccttttcaatctgatttcttttgtgcAGCATAACAATTGTAGAAATATGGATGGAACAATTGCTCCTATTtgatctatattggattactagccgtctaggggagagggtgaggaaaagggagggggaaaaaatttgggaCGCAAGATTTTGCGAGggtgaaatgttgaaaattatctatgcatatcttttttttattaagctttttattttcaaaacatgtctggaaaaaatttgaaacacaagattttacaagggtgaatgttgaaaattatccagacatgttttgaaaataaaaagcttgataaaagataattttcaacattcacccttgcaaaatcttgcgccctaatttttttccttcccttcccttctcccttcccctagaaggcaagtaatgcaatatacgttaaacatgcGCACTTTTTCCATAagcatttccacaattatcacgctgcacaagaaaaatcagattcaaaaggaaaaaataagaaagaaaataaaattatgcatatatttcgaaataaaaagctttaaatttaaaaaaaaatcaaagaaaagaaaagatgctgATGTAAGAACTAAGTGACCCTCCTTCTACTGATGCTATGAACACTTGCCTCCCGTAAGGCTCCAGGAATCTCAAAGCCACAGATGAGCTTTAATAAAAGCCCTACATGAATGATGCTCGCTAACTATAAGGAGGGAGTCTGGAGGTGAAGCATTAGGGCCTGGACCACTCGCTGCACATctgtggtcctcagtttccccaccggGAAAGAAGAGTTGCGCTGGGTGAGCTCCCTTAAGAAGGCCAGGAGAGGGAGCCTGCGCCGTCAGAGGAACTAGCCAGGGGAGCAGATGCCGCAGTTCCTCCGCTCCGCCAGCGAGGGGCAGAACCGCCCCGCGTAGCTAAGACGCAAGGAAGGGTCGCTCGGCCGGGACTCGCTGATTGGTCAGGAAGCGCCGCGGCCGCCGCACGCCGGAAGTGGGCGAGCCAGGGGGCGGGGCCGCTCCTGGGGCTCCATGTGGACGCCGAGCTAGAACTCTCAGGCCGAGCCGGGCAGGGCGAGGGGCCGGGGCTGGGGGTGTACGCCATGGCGGAGTCGCAGCAGCTGCGGGTGCAGGAGGCGGTGGACACCATGGTGAAAGGGCTGGAGCGGGAGAATATCCGCAAGATGCAGGTAGCGGCGGCGGGAGGGCAGGAGGGAGCCCTCCCTCAAGACAAAACTACTGAGTCACGGAAGGGCCCTTGGGGAGCCACCGCCCCCTCGCTCCGCCCCGGAGAAAACGGAGGCGCGCAGCGCCCGGCCCAGCCCTTCCCCTCGTCTTATacccggagaaactgaggccagcaGCACCAAGTCCGCCCCCCGGCCCGGGAAACGCGCAGAGCATCCCGCCCCTGGTTAACACAAGCTTAAATCTCGCCTCGCTTTACACACGGGGAAGCCGAGGCTTACGGGAGACCGAGCGAaccctcccccgccccccttAGTTTTACGCACGGGGAGACTGAGGCGGAGAGGAAGGAGGCCGCCAAGGTCACAGAAGGGCACAGGAGCCTGGCCGGTGCACTGACCTGCACTggtcccttccctcccctcccctcccgaGGGTCTGTTACCTCCTTCTTCCATAAAACGGACGGGATCGGGAGCTGGAGTGTGGGGGGGGAGGCGGGCAGAGGAGGTCGGAGGGAACCCCGCCCTCCTCAGCCCCGGGGACTAAGGGCTGTATGAGCCGCGGGTGGGCGAGGTGAAATCCAGGACTGGGTCCTGTCCGGAGGGAGCCACGAAAGCTGATCCCCGGGCCCAGTCCCCGCTCGCGGGCCTGAGGCGGGAGCCCTGCTCAGCCCGTCAGGCTCCCGCTGCCGCCGGACTCCTCCTCCCTCGGGTCCGGAGGGGCGAAGGACGGGCGGCCCCGCGCTGTGCGCCCGGCGTGGGAGAAACCGCGTTAAAACCGGGAATGAGCCCCCCGGGAAAGGGGGCGTGGGGGTGTGCCCCCCGGGGACTTCCCTCCCTTTTGCATCCGGTAGATGTTCAATAAACGTTACTGGATTTGAAAGTGTGAGCGTCCGGGTTAGGGGTATTTTTACTCGGGAAATGCTTCATTCGGCTAGTGTTTCTTTACCTAAGGAATAATGGTCTAGGGCTGCGCAGAATGTGATAAAAGAACCTATAATGCAGAGCCCCTGCTCACTTACGGACACCAGAATGGAAGCATTAAGCGCTTTCCCTTAAAAAGCCTTGTGTATGACATTGAAGTAAGTCCTTTGCACAAATAGGATTTATAGTGCCATAGAGGAATACAGAAACCTTTTGCAATAGCTCCTAATCTCCATGCAGAAATCCCTTCCTTTATAGTGTCTTTGCTATGTGCCTGAAAACCATGTCATACAGTTCTGGTATTGTCTGTCCTGCTGGACGCAGACTGTAGGGAGACTTTTAATGTCTCCCTCGTACTTCATTGTGTTTATTGCCTGATTTGTTCCTTACCTTAACCTTCTAGGCTTAGGGACTGTaacagtattttaattttcatttgacaaatgaggaaattgatacaCAAATAAGGGATATTTGTTGGTTGGGTGGCACCTGTTTCAGTTTAATGATGCTTTTTTGACTCTTGGGCTAGATCCTACATCAATCCTCTGACCACCTGTCTTTTCTGTAATTCCTTCTCTACTCAACAACCATTCAAAAAGTATGATCAACTTTATGAGACCAAAGAGTATAGCTTATCTACACTAAATAGTACTTCATGGTAAACTTTTAATACTTAAGAGACCAAGATATCATGCTCTTTACAGGTACTGTTTAGCACAATCCCCGACATATAGTAAGTGCCATGTAAATGTTTACTATCTTCCTCCTTGTAAggatagctcacatttataaagGGGcttaaatatgatctcatttgatcctgacaacaaatTTAGGAGATGGGTgttgttatcccattttacagattatggaattgaggtttaaatgatttggccaCTGTCACAGGGATAGTCAGTATCTGAgcctgtatttgaattcagattgtcTGGatccaggttcagcactctctTTATTTTGACACCTAGCTCAAATTAGCCATAAACTGTAgaatttaaaatactatgtaaatgttagttattttccTTGGAGGCTTTTcatggaagaaaaattattttgttattttgtttgggCCCAAAGGCACAGAGCAGGGGCAATGGGTAACAGTTATAGAAAGCCATGCTTGGAtttaatagaaggggaaaaaacttccCAATAATTAGACTTAGCCCAAAGTGGTTTGGGCTGGTCTGCCTTGGAGGTAGCAGGGTTAGAAAATTCTCTGTTACAAGAGATCTTTAAGTGAGATTGAATGGGTTGAACTAGGTTAGTCTATGATTTTAGTCCTGACTTTGAGATTCTGTAGTCTCCCTGTTTTATGAATGGGAAGGATAGTCTTTTTAGAGAACAGTATTTGAATGAAATTGATACAAAAGTATACTTTTCACTAATACTTGCATTGCAAAAAACTTAATGTTTCCCAAGTACTTCATTGTACTTATTCTGATTTGTTCCTTACCTTAGCCCTCTATGGGTAGGTACTGTAACggtatattattttcatttgacaaatgaggaaattgatgcatAAAGAGATTAAGCGCTTTGTCTATAATCACGACATTAATAAGTGTCATTGACAGCATTTAAACGCAAGATTCCTCTTAACTTCAGTTTTGCATGTTTTCTATCGTGCAATAATGTATTTTCTGGTTTTAGATTTATACTTCTTCCATATCTTTTACCCAGGGCTGAACAATGTGTTCCTGCTTGACCTCTCCCCCTTCTGTGTCTTTCCTAGGGTACCATGTTCCGGTGCAGTGCCAGTTGCTGTGAGGATACCCAGGCTTCCATGCAGCAGGTTCATCAGTGCATTGAGCGCTGCCACGCTCCCTTGGCCCAGGCTCAGGCTCTTGTGACCAGTGAACTGGAAAAATTCCAGGTTGGCATCATTTCCTCATCAGAGATTAAAAGCTTGAAGTACAGAATTCCCAACTTCCATCTCTAGATTTGTTGATTCTCTTAACATTTATGTTAGTACTGGCAGTTTCCAGATTTATAGTGCCTTATCTTCctggaaaaagtagaaaatgtgACATAAACTGAAAGTGATTTTCTCATAGGAACAATTATAATCAGGTACCTAGCTAAAAACCTGatgaccattttttaaaagatgatcatAAGCAGCATACCTACTTAGTTCATAGTATTTAGAGTTGGAATGAGTCTTATTTAACTAAGAATAAGCCATAATAAGTGACATGCCTAAGGTTACACAAATAGGAAATAGCAAAGTGAGGGGTTTTAATTCAGgtattctgactccagactcttTTCACTCTGCCCTTTCTCAACTACACTTTCTATAGTAcacattttcagttttctctatgATGGGGAATTGGGTCAAGAATATACATTATTGGAAAAGAAATTCTTTATTCTGTGAGAACTGCTGGAAAAATAGAAGACTATCTGctcaaaaacaaaacaggttTGAATTGGAATAGCATTATTAATGCTGTATACACCATAAATTCCAAACGGATAAATACATAAAGGTCAtgtaatacattaaaaaatagagaacaatATCTGGAATATGGGAACCAGACATACAATGTACAAGTTTgtaaaatataatctcttttatataaatatatttttcccaagaaaaatcaattaagaattaaaagaaaagattgagGGAAAACTATGAatctcatttttaattatatatatataatgaaagaaatatatagatGAAAGAAATTAAACCAGTTAATCAAGCCAGTAAGCATTATATTGAGTACTCATTATGTGTTAGATACTGCTAAAtgatggagataaaaagaaagacaaaaatcttATGCAAGGGTGACAGGGAGAACAACATATAGACgaccatgtaaaaaattttaaaaacacaagataaattggaggtaatctcatagagaaggcactaagattaaagagaactagaaaaagttTCTTATGGACTTTTAtctgagatttgaaaaaagaaaggcgGAGATAAGTAAGTATAGGGGCTGCCAGTAAAAATGTATTCCAAACaggtggtcaaaagatatgaacaattttttcaaaataagaacCTGAGTAAAATGTTCAGAATCGATAACAATcctagaaatgtaaattaaaacaaccttgggGTATGACCTTGCCAAGTAAGCAAAGATTAGAAATTTTATTGTTGGAAAAACTATGGGAAGAAAGGCACATTAATTCAGTCTTGCTGAAATTATAAATTGGTTTAATCTTTCTGgagaacattttgaaattaaacaAGAGTGCTTGCCagattgttcatatcctttgactcagagaTTACCTTATTCAGAGGGAAAAGAACCgtgtatgtaaaaatatatgtaacattATTTGCAATGCGATTGCTATGGTAGTGTTTGGTTTGGAGTCAGAATGAAAGCACTAGCACAGGAGTCTCTTTTGGTCAAAGCTTCATTTCACCAAATCAGGCAGACCAAATAATATGAATAACTAATTGGCAATTGGGGTCAAAGGAACAGAGCTTTTACCAAGATTTGTATTCTAAATCATTAGGAATACTAAGGCTACTAAAACAGaatcttttttccttatctccgcctttcttttttcaaatctcagaTAAAAGTCcataagaaactttaaaaaaaaaaacaacttatcatggaagcagctagatggcgccGTAGTGCACAGAACAcagaccctgaagtcaggaggacctaaattcaaattcgaCCTCccacacttactagctctgtaactATGGACATGGCAcgtgaccccaattgcctccataCCCAAAAAAGTTTATCATTATTACTCTATTGTTGCTTCCCAGGATGTTGTCAGGATCAAAATcattaatgtatataaagcactttgccagCCTTAAAAGTACTATCTTATGCATGcgcacgcacatacacacacacacacacacacacacacatattctggAAACAAGGCATGTTCAGTGGTTGGGAATGTCTTATTGTAGTACAGAAGAATGAGtgtatgtaaaaacaaaagaagttgGGCTGCTTAGTCCTATGTATAATTGCATATAAGACTGAGATTAGTTGACAAGCCCTCTGTAAACTTTGAAACTTCTTCCTCAGTCCCCATGGAATATAAAGCCATtttgaaatatacatataaaatgatgGAGTCAGATTTGATTTCTGTGGTTTCTTCCAGCAACAGAGAGATGCCATGTGGagagcattggatttgaagtGAGAAGGTCTAATGAAAGCTAACATTTTGATTTCACTTTTaagttggcaaagcactttacaagttaTCTCAATTGACCTTCATAATAGCTCTGTGAGATAAGtgctgttatttccatttttatagatttgaaaaattactttcccagggtcacatagctagtctgAGATAGCATTCTAACTTAGATCTCTCTGATTCTAACACTCTAACTTCTTCCTACTTTGCAACCCTGAGCTTTATAAATTCCAAGCTTCATTTTTTATACTGTCTCAAACCAGGacaaaagaaatacttttatCAGGGATATAGGTTTTTAAAGaggtattgttttgttttgtttgttgaggcaattgaagttaagtgactttcctagagtcacacaggtaggaagcattaagtgtctgaggccagatttgaactccggtcctcctgacttcagggccagtactctatccattgtgccatctagctgctccaaagGGCTTGGGGAGTCCCTGAAGCTGAGCGCTGCTTTCTGTTTATTTGTCCAAATCCTATTTGTGTTATAACCAAGTCTTAACTGTTCCCATCTACTCTTCTCAGTGTAGAGTTAGAATTAGAACATTTGAGCTCAATCTAGTCTAAATTTTCCCCTATATAGGAATTCCTTCAGCAACATGTGAATAAAAGACCCAAAATGCAGTGTCTGGTACAATATAATTCCTAGTAATCTCTTCCATTTCTGGAACAGGCTATAAAACTATCACTTAGCATTTGagtatttatattcttatttttttttcttttttgcatgtgTGAGCCTTGTCTTCTACCTGGATAATAAAGTTGAACACAGGGACTACCTTCGCTCATTTTATGTACTATACAATGATGGCCAGAATTACAGTTGAATGGAACCTTAAAAGTTATCCtttagagtactgggcctggaattaagaagaatcatcttcctgagttcaaatctgaaagttaaagataaataatttataaattttaatttaaaaaaagcagagtcttggggggggggggggaatgaaattATCTTTTCCAACCCCTCACTTTTAAgatggaaactgaagcccaaagggATGAAGGAACTTGCACCTGTCTTCTTACTCCAAATTTAGGACTTTGCTCTATATAATaactgtcataaaaaaaaaaaaaagttcttccttgATGTCTTGTTTGTCACTTATTTGTGGCCATGGTAACATCACAGCAAGTAacaaaaggaaatacataatCTATGTAGCCAGCCTTTTAAGTTGAATGATCTGTTGGAATAGAATGAATTGAGTAATACTGTTGATTCCCCTTTATGATGTTAGCCAGAAATTAGtctaatttccattttatcaccATAGGCCCTATTTCAGCTCTGCTGTGACAGATCATATTTCCTTCCTCCTGGCAAGTAAACATTCTGGTTTTGTGATTATTAACTCAGAGGTTatgggtttttccccttttttgttttctatttccctCTAGTGCCTTGGAATAAGTTGTGGACTGAAGCTCAGATAGGAGAGCTCATTCAGAGTACATTCAGGCAAATACTCTATTAATTCTCTTCTGTACCAGATGCTATAAAAGAAATTCTTAGTGAGTTAGAGTTAGAATAGATGTCTTCTAAGGTCCTTTACAGTTGTAGTCTGGGAAATCTTGAAAGCTATGTGAGACTAAGAAAAAGCTTCCTTTGACATTGCAGGACACTCAATTGCCTTTGACTATTCACTGAAAGAAACCCTTTAAAAATTGATAGCccaatcaaattgtgcataccctttgatccagcagtgtctactgggtctgtatcccaaagggatcataaaaaggGCAAgggcccatatgtgcaaaaatgtttgtatcatctttttttgtagtggcaagaaaatggaaactgaatggatgcccatcaattggagaatggctgaataagttatggtatctgaatgttatggaatattattgttgtataagaaacaatcagcagggaaacctagaaaaacttaaatgaactgatgctaagtgaaatgagcagaaccaagaatcattgtacatggcaacagcaagattatacaatgatcaattctggtggacgtggccctaatgaggtgattcaggccagttccaatggtcttatgattgTAGCTTTCTGCAATCAAAGAGAAAACTGTGGGGACTATGGATCTCAAcatcttttcaccttttttgttactgtttgcttggtttttgtttttgtttctcatttttttcgtttttgatctcattttttttttgtgcagcatgataattgtggaaatatgtatagaagaattgcacgtgtttaatgtatattggattacttgccaactagGGAAGGAtgtgagggggaagggagggagaaaaatttggaacacaaagttttgcaaggatgaatattaaaaactcaagtattttgaaaacaaaaagctaaaaaaaaaataattttggtagccCTAAAAAGGGAGTTTGATACAGAACAACAAGGGCTTTAGGAAGTAAGTGCTCTGTAGGTTAAAAAACTAAAACCTATGATGACAAATCTACAAAGGTGTTATCATAGTTCTCTAGTACGAAAGATTTAAGAGTACTAGCCATGGAATCCTAGTATGATGCCTAAAAGGTACTGTTAGGCCCAATCCCCACAATTTAGAGATAAGTGACTTGGGAAGCTCCAgtaccttgcccaaggtcactaaTGCAGGTCTAGACCAAGATTCTCTTAACTCCAAGGCTATTACTCTTCCCTTATCTGTCAGAGATGTAGTTGTTGACTAAAGACTCTTGGACTAAGTTAACCTCTCAATGTTTCCAGGAAAAGTATTCTGAGCTAATTGTTTATTCCATCCCCTGGTTCCCATTTGCTTTGCTAATACTATTCAGGTTGTTAGCTGACATCATATTACCATGATATTAATTATATCCCTACCTTGTGGTTTCCGATTACAGGACCGCCTGGCTCGATGCACCATGCACTGCAATGACAAAGCCAAAGACTTGATGGATGCTGGGAGCAAGGAGCAACAGGTGAAGAGACAGCTAGAATCCTGTGTGACCAAATGTGTTGATGACCACATGCACCTCATCCCCACCATGACTAAGAAGATGAAGGATTCCCTGGCATCTATTGCAAAATAGAGTCATTGTCAGCCATCTGGGGTGGGAGAATGGGTCTGCttataaaattatatggaaatttTTGCCTTTCAGTGAAAATTTaaggatgaagaaatagaggctgAGAGCAAGTTTTAAGAATACCTTTATGGGAATTAAGCATCTGCCTCTGGACTCTGTTGGTTCCATTATATGTTTTAGtccataaatgaaaaaatggaaaaaaactggTGCTCAGATCTGGATTGGAAGTAGCATGGAGGGCTGACAGTATCCAGATCCATCCCTTCAGTGACGATGATCCCTATTCTATCTGTTGGCACCTTTAACAGCTTTCCACTGGTTTAGAGGTATTCCATTCCTTTAAGCTGGAATAACCCTTTGGGTTTAAAGATATTAGCTGTTCTCCTCCCCAGTCTATCTTCAACTGGTATGAATCCCTGAGGCAGCATCCACTTTTGTTTAGTGCCAACTTCACATCTACCTGATTGAGCCATTTCCCATAGCCCATAAAGCTGCAGCCATGAGTTCACTACTGGTTGGAAAAGAGAAGCATAGTTGTGCTTTTCTCTTCAGAACAGGAACCTAGCATGCAGAGGGGAGTCTGGGAGAAAGGGTTACTTGGATTAGAGCACTGAGCAGCATCCCTGTTCTCTCCTTTAAGGAAGATAGTGCTCATGCTGACTTTCTGCTGGGACACCAAGCGAAAGCAGAAAAAGGGAATCTCTCACCAGGCAGGTGAAGCGCTGGTTCCTTGATATTGGCTTCTCTAGGACCACTGTTCAGGTTACCTTTTCTTGCCCTTAAGGAAGGTACTACAGAGGCAACACTTCAATTAAAGTGTTTTTTGAGactaatgaaatattttgaattaaGGCCAAAGACGTCTCTCTTTGCTTGCAGAGCAACTTAATTAAGCCTCTTGTTTAATGGGATGATGGATGGCTGAAATTTGGGGGAAAGTTAATTTTccccaaagcagaaaaaaaaaaatgttacctgACCCTGGTCCTTCTGATTTGCCCTCTTCAATGGAAACAACCTGTGTTGAGAGCACACTCTTAAGACCGGAAGAAGTAGGGAGACAACTTAAACCTCTGGGGCAAAGGCAGGTTGCAAGGGAGAGCTTTTTTCTACCCCAGAGTACAGGCAGCTAGCACCAATTATCCAGTTAAAACTTTGAGCAACATGTTAGTACCAGACATTGTGTTGGAAAAGATCTTGTTCTCTTTATACCAACTTCTTATTGAATGCAATTAACATAGCCTTACTGTTCAATGTTTCAAGGCTATGTCGTATTTTCCTGgtgttttg harbors:
- the FAM136A gene encoding protein FAM136A, with the translated sequence MAESQQLRVQEAVDTMVKGLERENIRKMQGTMFRCSASCCEDTQASMQQVHQCIERCHAPLAQAQALVTSELEKFQDRLARCTMHCNDKAKDLMDAGSKEQQVKRQLESCVTKCVDDHMHLIPTMTKKMKDSLASIAK